The Humulus lupulus chromosome 7, drHumLupu1.1, whole genome shotgun sequence region CAAAAATCTAATGAATAAAACATACCAGCAATACAAGAGCATGTGCAATATTCATATTtcctaaatatatatacacatctaAAAGGCATAATCTATAACAACAGAAGAAAAAGAAATCCCAAAAACCAGATGCAATATTCatatatttcataaaattatgCATAAAACAATATGAATCTACTTTCTCTAGTATAAGTATAGCTGTAATATCACAAAGATATCTTTCAAGTATATTCTAAGCCTCAAAAGTTGCAAGTAGTGCTTATCATGAGGTATTGATATTTTTTCAGTTCATAAAGCAGTCTCACCGAATTGGCAAGAGCCCTCATAtgaagatttttaattttttaatgataGAGAACATAATAACCATGTGGCAAAGAAAATGTAAAGATTTAGCATCAATACATACTAATACTGCTAATCATTACTCAGATGGGAATATAAACAAAGCTTTGTTGCTTTGTGGAGAAATAGAAGCTTTATGAAGCTAATAAACTTGTGCATTTTCtctcttttgtctcgttcaaagGAAACATCACCCATGTATCTTTCAAGTATATTTGAGTGGATAACTAGAAACTATCAACTTAAGCTAAAACAATATGAATCTACTTTCTTTAGTTTAAATAAAGCTGTAATATAACAAAGATAACTTTCAAGTATAATTTAAGCCTCAAAAGTTGCAGATAGTGCTAATCATGAGGTATTGATATTAGAGTGTGTAATGCTCAGATGGACAATTCTTTAAAACCAGAAACATTAAAACAAAGTTGTGTCATGCAACTCATATAAAAATAGAATCACTAAAATTGAACATTTATAGAATAAGAAAGAAAATGATTTGATGATATTGTTCGTGAATAGTTCAGTTATAGAAGACAAGAAGACCAAATTCAAACCATAGGCCAATATGTGACTGCAAATGGCTAGGGCCATGTGGTCTAAAATTTGGAAAACGAGAAGAATATATATACAGATTATACTTTCGTATACCAACACATGAGGAATAATGTTATGATGTTATCCCTCAAACATGGAAAAGAAACTTATCATTGTGGCATTCATCTCTATCATTTATTGCTTGTTCTAATATATGTTTTTCTAAATTTCCTATGTCATATTGTAGTATAATCGATCTTGAGTTTACTTAGtttttgtaacaccctcacttagtttagttaaaaccatacttgaggtgttacgttttaaaactatatcataatttattactgcggaagtctggacattttttttttttaaacttgaaaacttatttcacattatttacattaaacataaagtgtgtctcaaacatattatacacaagtattaaataacccaatttattttcaaaacataacttcacactttattacaaacatctcactgataactgaaataacccacaaaaggtcgatatgttcatatgtacaaatcagggtcaggaccatgcttcagttctcctcgtgtcattcacacatttctttctctacctgcaacacaagacaactgtgagcctaaagctcagtaagcaaagtaatgcatgcaatgctaatgattacccaatatcaatggacatacacaacttctttttaaattttgggccccttaatattgtgcacactatttgaattggtcaatgcctgcagggcttgttacacatataatataaaatcccatgggttctcctctggctagccatcaccacagtagggcacattaaaaaccttattccatcgttgccccgtcgggctcaagagttaaggcggccacacactgtggtgtcaatacatataacaataactcatatggaagagaaataaaaacggaaatatggcaaacaatataattggttcactaaaacctagcccaaattattgggcagccactataagcctactataggcctccgtttacacttattaacactttcatttgccttttcaaaatagtggcactgaacttaaacttcttattacaaatttcttttatgttgcacaaaacttgcaaaggcatcatatgattaatcatcataatatcatgcatggtcttatatcatataataatttatcaaatcactattatgccatgcatacaaatttatgatgaagtgtcaatgtatgttaataccacttactcacaaaatattcatataatgcatactttcacataacatgtaattcttgtgttgcagtgagtactttacttaccttctgtccaaaatataattcaccgtgtaacaagtggtgtcttaggtattgatgtgcttatcctgacaatggcatggatttctcatcataatgatagaagtaatacattgaactctcatttaaaaatacccataaaacttcatatcaaatttcatacccaaaacatgcctaaaatgccttaaaccacctagatcgagcattagatttatcttagacatttgggaaaattttgacagagtttccccttaattttagctatcctcaaatatcaaaatcaaccaataatcaacatcaaataacctgccataaccatatatcccaaataccaacatgattcatcataaagttatcatataccgattttgataaaattcaaATCTCCTAGATCAttacccaaattaaatgagtatccacatctattcaaacatttataaacatatatactctcttataaactcaataaaataaccaaaaatcagtttgtactccaagaaccctgaaaacctcataaaacacaaaatttcacttaccgagcaacttttcggcgaaaataATCTCTTCTAGATTTtataaacctcaaaccacttggaaaccaccaagaaatatcttaacaagagataaaacaccatagataagctctcagaaaaattcaaaaacatagtttaacttccaagtacaagaacttaccataaaaaggctagaactaagcttaatccacttctttggctttgatttcacttggatctccttagaatttcttcaaaccagctaagaaatggtttttggttttattttctctctgttttcagagtaatggtcgtgcaaagtgataaggttgatgaaaattctttattttcaatgatttagccttattgtatcaaaatttgacacctttcatctcatcatttcaccttttgacttatgaaaaccttatcacttcaataatttcgacttaaccATCttctaggcctattatccttatgtgtaaaacactcacaccaaaccttaggtccatatgacttcatagccaatagttatgcttacccgatcgagcgtagtgcacttatgctaagctcgttttgactttgcatcaataccactgattatgtatacctcccatcaagaattgatctaatggttctaaaaccatttttacatcatcaatgagaccttaatcatacctcgattacatttggtaaatccataaatactcaattttacaccgaaatactagtaatcgacattgtactatttttcactacttaacctattttgccttctatatctcactttcatcacttaattgcatgccttgtccatatttttcatactttcttatatcttgagcacatcaaacacccataaaagacaactcaaatgtcacaaggttaataatattgagcatacatatagacatcacatacacaacttttatacttatacatgaaaacacttataagaatatgcatatgctcaaattatacatattgtatgatttTTAATACAATGCAAttcaatgcaatcatgtgattattggctatattatatcaaaataatgtgggtgctacagttttgatccaaaaaaaaaaacaaaaaacaaaaaacaaaagagaGAGAGGTCAATATAGAGTTACAtcctaaatttatatatataaaatgtaacTGTTCTAGCATGTGATTTACACATTCAATCTCTATTTATCTTTCcaacactcattttctctcttaaAAAATAGTCTTAAGTTATTGATTTTATTCTCAAGACCTGAAAGAGAATATAAATTTGTAGTGCGTGTAAATATATACAGTACAAATTATTCAGATTTCCTCTCTTCATTCTCTTCTACCAAAACTAGATCACTGGCATGGTTCATCCAAAACTAGATCACTGGCAGCCTTCACTATCATCATCAAGTttacaagatatatatatatatcaagttAACCTGCTACACTCAAACACCACAATGTCTCACAGCTCTCCTTCTATATTGTATTTCAGAAAACCATCTAATCTTAGTTGAGTTTTGGCTGAGTCTGATAAGAGAATTCTAGTAATGACTTGGTTAAAATTTATCTATAAAAACGTAATAATGATAATCAGTTAATAtagtaaattaaaattttaatgcCTGAAATAATACTGTTATATTTAAATGATCCAATTAGGTGACTAAGGTGTAATTTTCTCTTTGGGGGAAGGAACCTATTTTCTTCAGAAGGTTCTCACCTAGTATAACTGTAAATATTAATGGTATAGATTTGGGATTTCCTTTTTCCTGGGGTGACTACATGAAAAGTGTTTCTATGCTCATAGACACTTAACTCTCTATAGCTTTTATGTGCTCCATTAAAGTATATTATTAGGATTTTCTTTGTTTAGTTCACAAatttttcttaccattaattgaTATTACttgtactctttttttttttatttaactcaTCTTTACAAACTGGGATTGCAGATTATGTAGTTGGGCAAGCCAAAGCCATTATAGAAAGAAGAGCATAATGAATCGTGGAATAGATGGGAGCTATCTTCAAACTTTTATGTGTTTTGATTATATTTTGTTGTTCATTTTTTAAGTAAAATATGTGGAGGATTAGTAGTTTGATGTGACTTATGTTAATTGTAAAACTTCaactaataattttatttagtggTGACAGTTATGGTTTGAATTGAATATTATATTAGATTTGAATTAGTAAATGTTCAATGTTATAATTTTCATAGTTTGCCAAGTATGATTAATTTTACATTTGTTGATCAATTAATATAAaggttacctaaccatctatcaataccaagtaaacaaattcaaacaacacacaataaattttcttccttatatcaccgcaacacacaaacaaattttccagaacctacttctctaagacacaagttttcaaccttccattatcaccgtagcacacaattttaatctcataacctacttctctacgaatgaatatttaagatatgcaaactcctctaacatttgtatgatattaataaaagagttaagatAACATATTTCCATACCTCTTGAaaaattaataatcaagttaattaactttgcaataGTCAAAGATGATATATGTAAAAGAGAAAAAAGCAATTGCATGCATATCATATATACAGAAAGTAAAGATCCTTTGGCATTGTTTGAGAAAATAAATGTGAACCCTACTTTCAATGACTTTCTTATTTCCTTCCAAGAACCTCAATTGTTCCTACCTACTGCAGCAGAAACTAGAGCATATGCACTACAATATCAATGACATGTTAGAGAAATATACATTGAGAAacttttcttataattttttatatgaaCTATctagacaaacaaaacaagtagataTGATTCAAGACACCACCTATACTAATTTTGTACATGTCAAATGCAAAACAGATAACAAAATTTCACATATATCATAGAAACATTTAAATCGCTTATGAAATTTGTCCTTACACGAAAATTGAATCTCTAAGCACAAAGATCCAGTATAACAAATCCAACACTTCGCAAAGCAataattttcctttcttttctttccaaaGGAGAGAATGAAGAGTGagaaatcaatcaaaacattaccTCTGGCGACGCAATTCCCCGGCCTCGGCAGAATCAGCCAATGGAGTGGAGTAACGaaggagagaaggagagagattGTGTTGTTTGGGAGCTTAGAAAAAAGCTGAAattgaaagaataaataaataaatcctcttttccaaataaataaatagaccCTAATTCCAAATACGTAACAAAGAGATAGATTTTACCCAATCCATTTCAGAGACTCCAATAGAGAATGTGTGATGGCTAGAGTGAAGAGGCACTTGGAGAATGGGATGTTGGATGCTATTGCAGGGGCAAACGCAACATTTAGAGACTTAGCAACATCAGTGGCATCAAATCCGAATATATTATCCCCTGTTGCACAATATAAAAATAGGTCCCAGAATTAAGATAAAGTGGAAGTTAAAAGAGATTGAGTCGATTGGGCAACTGGGTATTAACAGAGCAGAGCTAAAACATAATTAATTCTAAGAAAACAAACTAGCACAAGGTACAGACTTACAGTCACGGACTGAACAACCCAACTACCTATTATCATGTACATGTTATTTTCAAAACTGGGTTGTCAATTTTCATGGCTAGCAAAGCAAGTTCTATTCGCTAAAAATCTCACTAACATATACAAACCctattaaaaaatttggtaaaGTAGACAAATCACTTTGCTAATAATTATAGAAAGAAAAACAACCCCAACTTAAGGATACCAAGTCAGTAAAAAAGAAACGAAGAAGGAAAAGAGAATATTACCAGTGAAAACGATGAGATTGGGTTTCTCGGCAAGGATCATGAGGTGGATGAAGGCGGAGGTGCTGAGATCAGAGCAACCCTTCTCCTGTCTTGGGAGCACATCAAGACAAGGAGTGGACTTTCCATCACCAAAGTGCATCAAGATTCTTCTGTGATATGTTTCTTGAAAGGTTGAGTTCAGAGAGATTCTTGTTTTCTTCTTTAACTCGTTGTAGTTTGTCTTCCCTGTCATGTTTGCGCATCTCCAGGTTATTCAACATTTGGAGCCCGTTCTTCATATCCAATGCCAAGGCTCTTTGGTCCTCTTGAGATTCAGAATGCAACTTCTGTAGAGCTTGGAGCGTTGCTTCAATTTGTAGAAACCTTGAGTGCTCCTCTTGCATTAGGGTCTGGAATTTATTTAATTCATCATTTTTTTCTGCAAGTTACTGGTCTTTCCTAGATATCTTCTGCAACAAATCATCCGCCTTTGATTGCAGAGTTTGGTTTGATCTCTCCAACTGAACACACTGTTCTTCAGCACTTTTCAATCTAGCAGCCCCCATTAAAATTTCATCATTCAGGCGTTCTACATTCACTTGAGCTTGAGAAATTTTAGCTTCCATCATAGCAATGATCTCCTAGCACTGCTTGTACTGAAGTGTTGCAGCTTCTTTCTCAGCATTCAGCCCAACGGCAGCTTTCTTTAGTGCTTCAACTTCAGCTTCTTCTCTTTCAATTTGCTCATTAAGTAACCTGGCATTTTCCTCAGCAAGTGATAGTTTAGATTCCAAAATAGAAATTTTCTCAAGACAATATTTGTACTGAACAAGCCCAGCTTCTTTCTCAGCCTCTAATCTACAAAGTTCTTAATTAAGATTCTGACATTCAGCTTCTTCCCTTAGAGCTCGTTCATTTTTCCCATTTCCTTCCTCTTGGGCTTGAGATAACAGATTCTCTAGGCTAGATATCTTCTCTAAACACTGATTGAATTGAAGAAGACCAGCATCTCTCTCAGCTTCCAGTTCTAAAAGGGATTCCTTcaatattttgattttgatttcagCTTTTCTTGCTCGTTCATCTAGCAGACCAGCATCTTTTTGTGCATGCTTAAGTTCTCTATCCATATTAGATAACTTCTCTACATTTTCCTGATATTGAAAAAAGGAGAGTATCCTTTTCAACTTGCACCTTTGCCAAAGTTTTCTTTAAAGTTTGAACCTCAGTTTCAGCTTTTGATGCCCGTTCAAACTCAAATAGGGCCTGGTTTTTCAGCTTCTGGCTTCCAGTTGATATCTGCGAAACACTATCGAAATTTTGTCCACTCTCTTCTACTACAGATAAACTTTGGCCTTTTTTCGTCCTTCCGTCTGCAACCTTTGGTTTTCTGGCACTACTCCTCCTGAATTAAACATCTCATGCAGCTGTTTTAGACCCCTTTTTCTTATCCCCAAGTCAGAGTCTTCTAAATTTCCACCAGTGCTTTTCAATGTAAATAAGTTAGTTGATGGGTATTGTTCAATGTAAATTTCCACCACTGAAAGTCCACTTTCAGTATCTTAAACCCACCATTGGACCCAAATCTAAGCTTCTTTTGCTGATAGGCATTGTTCGATTGGGCAGCTAAACCACCTGTCGAAAGCAACGACACTGAAGCTGTTAACAACACCACAAACGTTATGCTAAGATTGAAATAAAATCCACATCAAGCTAATAACAAGATATAATACATATTCTTTACGAAATAAAAACCAGAAATGTATATAATTTGACAATcaaaattatttcaaaatataatctaAACAATTTAAGACATTTAACTTATGGTTTCAGTGAACTGTGAGACTCGTCCTGTGTCCTCGAGTTAGAAAGTGGGGTTGAGAAGAAAGTTGTCGATGGAGGGCTGGAACAGGGTGAACGGCTGTCGAGATGAAAGCTGCTGATGGAATAGAGTGGAAGGTCATCACCAAAGACGAGGAGAGTCCTCGCACATTATCGGGAGAGGGGGAAATGGGACAAACTGCCGATGGAGCTATTGATAGATGAATGGAACCGAGTGAAAGAGGGAAATTTGCTGAAGATAATCGATTGAGAAAGGGAAAGTTGAGAGAAATGATGGAGGGTTCAGAGAGAGGTGAGGGTTCAAGAGAAACGATGGAGGAGGGTTaatattatttttctaagttttttattttattgggtGAAAAAATGCTTTTACATTAATTGAGCTTTTTTTTGTTTCCCTCCATTTTAACTTTACCcagccattttttttttgtttccctcCATTTTAACTTTATACCTATTGTAATACTTTTCCAATTAgcttataattatgtattataaaaagaggtatttggtgtagtgtttgggtatttttttcaagatatacATGTtttagatgtgtatatacacgtttgggaaatgtaaatcttgaaaaaaatgacaaatgcaaaatatacctcatgttcaagatatgttttggtatgttttcaagttctaaactttgaaaatgtgtatgtgaacatctaaaacgtgtagatctcaaaaaataaacaaaaaaatcatctcaaacggacacccaagtgaaaaattatgtctcttacaagaattgcatcgaaccaccatcgagcaacgtcgattttttcatgaaaatattgattttgaaggccccatcaagctggtatcgagcaccatcgagcaacaatcgagcaaagtcaattttctacatattccagagtttcaaatctgaaaaataactcaaaaatcatgtccaactcgatggttgctcgatggtgttcgatgctacctcgatggggccttcaaaatcaatattttcatgaaaaaatcgacattgctcgatggtggttcgatgcaattcttgtaagagacataatttttcactcgggtgtccgtttgggatgattttttttttattttgggtattttttgagatctacacgttttggATGTTCACATAtagattttcaaagtttagaacttgaaaacataccaaaacaaatcttgaacatgaggtatgtttcgCATTTGTCATTTTTTGTCAAGATTTatatttcccaaatgtgtatatacacatctaaaacgtgtagatcttgaaaaaatacccaaaataaaaaaaaaacaccccAAATGgacacctgagtgaaaaattacgtatcttgcaagaatcacatcgaacaccatcgaaccaccattgagcaacatcgattttttcatgaaaatcttgattttgaaggccccattgagctggcatcgagc contains the following coding sequences:
- the LOC133791460 gene encoding probable inactive purple acid phosphatase 29, which codes for MTGKTNYNELKKKTRISLNSTFQETYHRRILMHFGDGKSTPCLDVLPRQEKGCSDLSTSAFIHLMILAEKPNLIVFTGDNIFGFDATDVAKSLNVAFAPAIASNIPFSKCLFTLAITHSLLESLKWIG